In a genomic window of Penaeus chinensis breed Huanghai No. 1 chromosome 30, ASM1920278v2, whole genome shotgun sequence:
- the LOC125041404 gene encoding uncharacterized protein LOC125041404 isoform X14 translates to MWPKMIILLQMLLASGVTEAAITIEAITQEAASSSNCTFNGTTYSTEESLVGSCLNLICVGGTWYPTGFSSITCSMCSLRNDPHFTGFSGFYYDFHGILEYYIAMNIDTYGVTADFYPCNSFASCLDIITYKDNADTVIQFYKEDGNTIFVNSVPFPVTNAVRNVVSAGSVVHPVLAWKQDGCIRIVGTRGIAVSFCIHDMYVWAENGILGDLDGLCFGGRKFGAAKSKHSFQRLAVSQGEINEWGESLLVSGNNTRPFESTAVPGGITRPFESTTVPVLSNEVNGTCDSETEQMLRDQCQDLFNTVSPTDDLLNVTVDFCVVDLCLMTLSNATQDEIDDWKMQMVVMLENTVQVINHTIPAATVHPTTEAPTRSKAPTITTVHPTTEAPTRSKAPTTVTTVHPTTEAPTRSKAPTTVTTVHPTTEAPTRSKAPTTVTTVHPMTGPHYCTFDGKIYANGETIENSCLILVCAAGNWQPTGRINNTCSMCSIRNDPHFIDFFAWAFDFHGTDNYAIAKNADSSGVTADFYGCYPLISCLDIITYKDDAATVITFNRNGGNTIHVNGSPFIVTNAVQNVESAGSVVHPVLAWKHNSNCIRIVGTRGIALAFCGWEMYVWAQTAILGGLEGLCLAGPTFDPANPPSGFTILRVPQEEINEWGESLEILGNHAVRHASSSIIKSYCDSAYEEELLHLCLDLLHGASYNGHPASYALLQVTAQFCKVDLCIMTLTNATQEAIDEWKVVMVDMLENTVEVIVSALPPGLPPDHEEEQESEGSNGIKIRVVQEVNL, encoded by the exons ATGTGGCCAAAGATGATCATTCTCCTGCAAATGCTGCTTGCTTCGGGTGTGACAG aagcaGCTATAACGATCGAAG CAATAACACAAGAAGCTGCGTCTTCATCAA ACTGTACATTCAATGGGACGACCTATTCGACGGAAGAATCGCTCGTGGGCAGTTGCTTGAACCTAATATGTGTGGGAGGCACTTGGTACCCAACAGGCTTTTCAAGCATCACGT GTTCAATGTGTTCGCTCAGAAACGACCCACATTTCACAGGATTCTCTGGCTTTTACTACGATTTCCACGGCATCTTAGAATACTACATcgctatgaatatagatacatacggaGTGACTGCCGACTTTTATCCGTGCAATAGTTTTGCTTCTTGTCTGGACATCATTACTTACAAAGACAATGCAGATACAGTCATTCAATTCTACAAAGAAGATGGGAATACG ATCTTCGTAAATAGTGTCCCTTTCCCTGTTACCAATGCTGTCCGAAATGTGGTATCCGCCGGCAGTGTCGTCCACCCGGTCCTTGCATGGAAACAAGATGGCTGCATTCGCATTGTAGGAACTCGAGGTATTGCG GTGAGCTTCTGCATACATGACATGTACGTCTGGGCTGAAAACGGCATCCTCGGAGACCTGGATGGCCTGTGCTTCGGCGGCCGTAAATTCGGCGCTGCCAAGTCCAAACACAGCTTCCAAAGACTAGCTGTCTCACAGGGGGAAATCAACGAGTGGGGCGAATCGCTACTAGTTTCG GGCAACAATACCCGGCCGTTTGAATCCACCGCTGTTCCG GGCGGCATTACCCGACCGTTTGAATCCACCACTGTCCCG GTACTTTCCAATGAAGTGAATGGCACTTGTGATAGCGAGACCGAACAAATGCTCCGTGATCAGTGCCAGGACCTATTCAACACTGTGTCTCCCACGGATGACTTGCTTAACGTTACTGTAG ATTTCTGCGTGGTCGACTTATGCCTCATGACGCTGAGCAACGCCACCCAGGACGAGATTGATGACTGGAAAATGCAAATGGTCGTCATGCTGGAGAACACAGTGCAAGTCATCAACCACACTATCC cagcAGCTACAGTTCATccaa caACTGAAGCTCCAACAA GATCTAAAGCTCCAACAA TAACTACAGTTCATCCAA caACTGAAGCTCCAACAA GATCTAAAGCTCCAACAA cagTAACTACAGTTCATCCAA caACTGAAGCTCCAACAA GATCTAAAGCTCCAACAA cagTAACTACAGTTCATCCAA caACTGAAGCTCCAACAA GATCTAAAGCTCCAACAA cagTAACTACAGTTCATCCAA TGACTGGACCACACT ACTGTACATTCGACGGGAAGATCTACGCAAACGGAGAAACAATTGAAAACAGTTGCTTGATCCTGGTATGTGCGGCAGGTAACTGGCAGCCGACAGGGCGTATAAATAACACAT GTTCAATGTGTTCAATCAGAAATGACCCTCACTTCATCGATTTCTTCGCCTGGGCCTTCGACTTCCATGGCACAGATAACTACGCAATCGCAAAGAACGCAGATTCCAGTGGAGTGACAGCTGACTTTTATGGGTGCTATCCCTTGATTTCCTGTCTGGACATCATTACGTATAAAGATGATGCAGCCACAGTCATCACTTTCAACAGAAACGGCGGGAACACG ATCCACGTGAATGGTAGCCCTTTCATCGTTACCAATGCTGTCCAAAACGTGGAATCCGCCGGCAGTGTCGTCCACCCGGTCCTTGCATGGAAACATAATAGCAATTGCATTCGCATAGTAGGAACTCGGGGTATTGCG CTGGCCTTCTGCGGATGGGAAATGTACGTCTGGGCTCAAACCGCCATCCTCGGAGGCCTGGAAGGTCTGTGTCTAGCTGGCCCTACTTTCGACCCGGCCAATCCTCCGAGTGGCTTCACTATCCTTCGTGTCCCTCAGGAGGAAATTAACGAGTGGGGTGAATCGCTCGAAATTTTA GGAAATCACGCCGTGAGACATGCCAGTAGTAGCATTATAAAA AGCTATTGTGATAGCGCCTACGAGGAAGAGCTCCTGCATCTGTGCCTGGACCTTCTCCACGGGGCGTCTTACAACGGACATCCTGCAAGTTATGCTTTGCTGCAGGTTACTGCCC AGTTCTGCAAGGTCGACCTGTGCATCATGACGCTGACGAACGCGACTCAGGAGGCGATTGACGAATGGAAAGTCGTCATGGTCGACATGTTGGAGAACACAGTCGAAGTCATCGTCAGCGCCCTCC CCCCCGGCCTTCCACCAG ATCatgaggaggaacaagagagtgAGGGCT CCAACGGCATCAAGATCCGTGTGGTTCAGGAAGTCAACCTGTAG
- the LOC125041404 gene encoding uncharacterized protein LOC125041404 isoform X5 produces the protein MWPKMIILLQMLLASGVTEAAITIEAITQEAASSSNCTFNGTTYSTEESLVGSCLNLICVGGTWYPTGFSSITCSMCSLRNDPHFTGFSGFYYDFHGILEYYIAMNIDTYGVTADFYPCNSFASCLDIITYKDNADTVIQFYKEDGNTIFVNSVPFPVTNAVRNVVSAGSVVHPVLAWKQDGCIRIVGTRGIAVSFCIHDMYVWAENGILGDLDGLCFGGRKFGAAKSKHSFQRLAVSQGEINEWGESLLVSGNNTRPFESTAVPGGITRPFESTTVPVLSNEVNGTCDSETEQMLRDQCQDLFNTVSPTDDLLNVTVDFCVVDLCLMTLSNATQDEIDDWKMQMVVMLENTVQVINHTIQIQTTTPATVHPTTEAPTRSKAPTTVTTVHPTTEAPTRSKAPTTVTTVHPTTEAPTRSKAPTTVTTVHPTTEAPTRSKAPTTVTTVHPMTGPHYCTFDGKIYANGETIENSCLILVCAAGNWQPTGRINNTCSMCSIRNDPHFIDFFAWAFDFHGTDNYAIAKNADSSGVTADFYGCYPLISCLDIITYKDDAATVITFNRNGGNTIHVNGSPFIVTNAVQNVESAGSVVHPVLAWKHNSNCIRIVGTRGIALAFCGWEMYVWAQTAILGGLEGLCLAGPTFDPANPPSGFTILRVPQEEINEWGESLEILGNHAVRHASSSIIKSYCDSAYEEELLHLCLDLLHGASYNGHPASYALLQVTAQFCKVDLCIMTLTNATQEAIDEWKVVMVDMLENTVEVIVSALPPGLPPDHEEEQESEGSNGIKIRVVQEVNL, from the exons ATGTGGCCAAAGATGATCATTCTCCTGCAAATGCTGCTTGCTTCGGGTGTGACAG aagcaGCTATAACGATCGAAG CAATAACACAAGAAGCTGCGTCTTCATCAA ACTGTACATTCAATGGGACGACCTATTCGACGGAAGAATCGCTCGTGGGCAGTTGCTTGAACCTAATATGTGTGGGAGGCACTTGGTACCCAACAGGCTTTTCAAGCATCACGT GTTCAATGTGTTCGCTCAGAAACGACCCACATTTCACAGGATTCTCTGGCTTTTACTACGATTTCCACGGCATCTTAGAATACTACATcgctatgaatatagatacatacggaGTGACTGCCGACTTTTATCCGTGCAATAGTTTTGCTTCTTGTCTGGACATCATTACTTACAAAGACAATGCAGATACAGTCATTCAATTCTACAAAGAAGATGGGAATACG ATCTTCGTAAATAGTGTCCCTTTCCCTGTTACCAATGCTGTCCGAAATGTGGTATCCGCCGGCAGTGTCGTCCACCCGGTCCTTGCATGGAAACAAGATGGCTGCATTCGCATTGTAGGAACTCGAGGTATTGCG GTGAGCTTCTGCATACATGACATGTACGTCTGGGCTGAAAACGGCATCCTCGGAGACCTGGATGGCCTGTGCTTCGGCGGCCGTAAATTCGGCGCTGCCAAGTCCAAACACAGCTTCCAAAGACTAGCTGTCTCACAGGGGGAAATCAACGAGTGGGGCGAATCGCTACTAGTTTCG GGCAACAATACCCGGCCGTTTGAATCCACCGCTGTTCCG GGCGGCATTACCCGACCGTTTGAATCCACCACTGTCCCG GTACTTTCCAATGAAGTGAATGGCACTTGTGATAGCGAGACCGAACAAATGCTCCGTGATCAGTGCCAGGACCTATTCAACACTGTGTCTCCCACGGATGACTTGCTTAACGTTACTGTAG ATTTCTGCGTGGTCGACTTATGCCTCATGACGCTGAGCAACGCCACCCAGGACGAGATTGATGACTGGAAAATGCAAATGGTCGTCATGCTGGAGAACACAGTGCAAGTCATCAACCACACTATCC AAATTCAAACTACAACAC cAGCTACAGTTCATccaa caACTGAAGCTCCAACAA GATCTAAAGCTCCAACAA cagTAACTACAGTTCATCCAA caACTGAAGCTCCAACAA GATCTAAAGCTCCAACAA cagTAACTACAGTTCATCCAA caACTGAAGCTCCAACAA GATCTAAAGCTCCAACAA cagTAACTACAGTTCATCCAA caACTGAAGCTCCAACAA GATCTAAAGCTCCAACAA cagTAACTACAGTTCATCCAA TGACTGGACCACACT ACTGTACATTCGACGGGAAGATCTACGCAAACGGAGAAACAATTGAAAACAGTTGCTTGATCCTGGTATGTGCGGCAGGTAACTGGCAGCCGACAGGGCGTATAAATAACACAT GTTCAATGTGTTCAATCAGAAATGACCCTCACTTCATCGATTTCTTCGCCTGGGCCTTCGACTTCCATGGCACAGATAACTACGCAATCGCAAAGAACGCAGATTCCAGTGGAGTGACAGCTGACTTTTATGGGTGCTATCCCTTGATTTCCTGTCTGGACATCATTACGTATAAAGATGATGCAGCCACAGTCATCACTTTCAACAGAAACGGCGGGAACACG ATCCACGTGAATGGTAGCCCTTTCATCGTTACCAATGCTGTCCAAAACGTGGAATCCGCCGGCAGTGTCGTCCACCCGGTCCTTGCATGGAAACATAATAGCAATTGCATTCGCATAGTAGGAACTCGGGGTATTGCG CTGGCCTTCTGCGGATGGGAAATGTACGTCTGGGCTCAAACCGCCATCCTCGGAGGCCTGGAAGGTCTGTGTCTAGCTGGCCCTACTTTCGACCCGGCCAATCCTCCGAGTGGCTTCACTATCCTTCGTGTCCCTCAGGAGGAAATTAACGAGTGGGGTGAATCGCTCGAAATTTTA GGAAATCACGCCGTGAGACATGCCAGTAGTAGCATTATAAAA AGCTATTGTGATAGCGCCTACGAGGAAGAGCTCCTGCATCTGTGCCTGGACCTTCTCCACGGGGCGTCTTACAACGGACATCCTGCAAGTTATGCTTTGCTGCAGGTTACTGCCC AGTTCTGCAAGGTCGACCTGTGCATCATGACGCTGACGAACGCGACTCAGGAGGCGATTGACGAATGGAAAGTCGTCATGGTCGACATGTTGGAGAACACAGTCGAAGTCATCGTCAGCGCCCTCC CCCCCGGCCTTCCACCAG ATCatgaggaggaacaagagagtgAGGGCT CCAACGGCATCAAGATCCGTGTGGTTCAGGAAGTCAACCTGTAG
- the LOC125041404 gene encoding uncharacterized protein LOC125041404 isoform X6: MWPKMIILLQMLLASGVTEAAITIEAITQEAASSSNCTFNGTTYSTEESLVGSCLNLICVGGTWYPTGFSSITCSMCSLRNDPHFTGFSGFYYDFHGILEYYIAMNIDTYGVTADFYPCNSFASCLDIITYKDNADTVIQFYKEDGNTIFVNSVPFPVTNAVRNVVSAGSVVHPVLAWKQDGCIRIVGTRGIAVSFCIHDMYVWAENGILGDLDGLCFGGRKFGAAKSKHSFQRLAVSQGEINEWGESLLVSGNNTRPFESTAVPGGITRPFESTTVPVLSNEVNGTCDSETEQMLRDQCQDLFNTVSPTDDLLNVTVDFCVVDLCLMTLSNATQDEIDDWKMQMVVMLENTVQVINHTIQIQTTTPAATVHPTTEAPTRSKAPTTVTTVHPTTEAPTRSKAPTITTVHPTTEAPTRSKAPTTVTTVHPTTEAPTRSKAPTTVTTVHPMTGPHYCTFDGKIYANGETIENSCLILVCAAGNWQPTGRINNTCSMCSIRNDPHFIDFFAWAFDFHGTDNYAIAKNADSSGVTADFYGCYPLISCLDIITYKDDAATVITFNRNGGNTIHVNGSPFIVTNAVQNVESAGSVVHPVLAWKHNSNCIRIVGTRGIALAFCGWEMYVWAQTAILGGLEGLCLAGPTFDPANPPSGFTILRVPQEEINEWGESLEILGNHAVRHASSSIIKSYCDSAYEEELLHLCLDLLHGASYNGHPASYALLQVTAQFCKVDLCIMTLTNATQEAIDEWKVVMVDMLENTVEVIVSALPPGLPPDHEEEQESEGSNGIKIRVVQEVNL, from the exons ATGTGGCCAAAGATGATCATTCTCCTGCAAATGCTGCTTGCTTCGGGTGTGACAG aagcaGCTATAACGATCGAAG CAATAACACAAGAAGCTGCGTCTTCATCAA ACTGTACATTCAATGGGACGACCTATTCGACGGAAGAATCGCTCGTGGGCAGTTGCTTGAACCTAATATGTGTGGGAGGCACTTGGTACCCAACAGGCTTTTCAAGCATCACGT GTTCAATGTGTTCGCTCAGAAACGACCCACATTTCACAGGATTCTCTGGCTTTTACTACGATTTCCACGGCATCTTAGAATACTACATcgctatgaatatagatacatacggaGTGACTGCCGACTTTTATCCGTGCAATAGTTTTGCTTCTTGTCTGGACATCATTACTTACAAAGACAATGCAGATACAGTCATTCAATTCTACAAAGAAGATGGGAATACG ATCTTCGTAAATAGTGTCCCTTTCCCTGTTACCAATGCTGTCCGAAATGTGGTATCCGCCGGCAGTGTCGTCCACCCGGTCCTTGCATGGAAACAAGATGGCTGCATTCGCATTGTAGGAACTCGAGGTATTGCG GTGAGCTTCTGCATACATGACATGTACGTCTGGGCTGAAAACGGCATCCTCGGAGACCTGGATGGCCTGTGCTTCGGCGGCCGTAAATTCGGCGCTGCCAAGTCCAAACACAGCTTCCAAAGACTAGCTGTCTCACAGGGGGAAATCAACGAGTGGGGCGAATCGCTACTAGTTTCG GGCAACAATACCCGGCCGTTTGAATCCACCGCTGTTCCG GGCGGCATTACCCGACCGTTTGAATCCACCACTGTCCCG GTACTTTCCAATGAAGTGAATGGCACTTGTGATAGCGAGACCGAACAAATGCTCCGTGATCAGTGCCAGGACCTATTCAACACTGTGTCTCCCACGGATGACTTGCTTAACGTTACTGTAG ATTTCTGCGTGGTCGACTTATGCCTCATGACGCTGAGCAACGCCACCCAGGACGAGATTGATGACTGGAAAATGCAAATGGTCGTCATGCTGGAGAACACAGTGCAAGTCATCAACCACACTATCC AAATTCAAACTACAACAC cagcAGCTACAGTTCATccaa caACTGAAGCTCCAACAA GATCTAAAGCTCCAACAA cagTAACTACAGTTCATCCAA caACTGAAGCTCCAACAA GATCTAAAGCTCCAACAA TAACTACAGTTCATCCAA caACTGAAGCTCCAACAA GATCTAAAGCTCCAACAA cagTAACTACAGTTCATCCAA caACTGAAGCTCCAACAA GATCTAAAGCTCCAACAA cagTAACTACAGTTCATCCAA TGACTGGACCACACT ACTGTACATTCGACGGGAAGATCTACGCAAACGGAGAAACAATTGAAAACAGTTGCTTGATCCTGGTATGTGCGGCAGGTAACTGGCAGCCGACAGGGCGTATAAATAACACAT GTTCAATGTGTTCAATCAGAAATGACCCTCACTTCATCGATTTCTTCGCCTGGGCCTTCGACTTCCATGGCACAGATAACTACGCAATCGCAAAGAACGCAGATTCCAGTGGAGTGACAGCTGACTTTTATGGGTGCTATCCCTTGATTTCCTGTCTGGACATCATTACGTATAAAGATGATGCAGCCACAGTCATCACTTTCAACAGAAACGGCGGGAACACG ATCCACGTGAATGGTAGCCCTTTCATCGTTACCAATGCTGTCCAAAACGTGGAATCCGCCGGCAGTGTCGTCCACCCGGTCCTTGCATGGAAACATAATAGCAATTGCATTCGCATAGTAGGAACTCGGGGTATTGCG CTGGCCTTCTGCGGATGGGAAATGTACGTCTGGGCTCAAACCGCCATCCTCGGAGGCCTGGAAGGTCTGTGTCTAGCTGGCCCTACTTTCGACCCGGCCAATCCTCCGAGTGGCTTCACTATCCTTCGTGTCCCTCAGGAGGAAATTAACGAGTGGGGTGAATCGCTCGAAATTTTA GGAAATCACGCCGTGAGACATGCCAGTAGTAGCATTATAAAA AGCTATTGTGATAGCGCCTACGAGGAAGAGCTCCTGCATCTGTGCCTGGACCTTCTCCACGGGGCGTCTTACAACGGACATCCTGCAAGTTATGCTTTGCTGCAGGTTACTGCCC AGTTCTGCAAGGTCGACCTGTGCATCATGACGCTGACGAACGCGACTCAGGAGGCGATTGACGAATGGAAAGTCGTCATGGTCGACATGTTGGAGAACACAGTCGAAGTCATCGTCAGCGCCCTCC CCCCCGGCCTTCCACCAG ATCatgaggaggaacaagagagtgAGGGCT CCAACGGCATCAAGATCCGTGTGGTTCAGGAAGTCAACCTGTAG
- the LOC125041404 gene encoding uncharacterized protein LOC125041404 isoform X13 produces MWPKMIILLQMLLASGVTEAAITIEAITQEAASSSNCTFNGTTYSTEESLVGSCLNLICVGGTWYPTGFSSITCSMCSLRNDPHFTGFSGFYYDFHGILEYYIAMNIDTYGVTADFYPCNSFASCLDIITYKDNADTVIQFYKEDGNTIFVNSVPFPVTNAVRNVVSAGSVVHPVLAWKQDGCIRIVGTRGIAVSFCIHDMYVWAENGILGDLDGLCFGGRKFGAAKSKHSFQRLAVSQGEINEWGESLLVSGNNTRPFESTAVPGGITRPFESTTVPVLSNEVNGTCDSETEQMLRDQCQDLFNTVSPTDDLLNVTVDFCVVDLCLMTLSNATQDEIDDWKMQMVVMLENTVQVINHTIPAATVHPTTEAPTRSKAPTTVTTVHPTTEAPTRSKAPTTVTTVHPTTEAPTRSKAPTTVTTVHPTTEAPTRSKAPTTVTTVHPMTGPHYCTFDGKIYANGETIENSCLILVCAAGNWQPTGRINNTCSMCSIRNDPHFIDFFAWAFDFHGTDNYAIAKNADSSGVTADFYGCYPLISCLDIITYKDDAATVITFNRNGGNTIHVNGSPFIVTNAVQNVESAGSVVHPVLAWKHNSNCIRIVGTRGIALAFCGWEMYVWAQTAILGGLEGLCLAGPTFDPANPPSGFTILRVPQEEINEWGESLEILGNHAVRHASSSIIKSYCDSAYEEELLHLCLDLLHGASYNGHPASYALLQVTAQFCKVDLCIMTLTNATQEAIDEWKVVMVDMLENTVEVIVSALPPGLPPDHEEEQESEGSNGIKIRVVQEVNL; encoded by the exons ATGTGGCCAAAGATGATCATTCTCCTGCAAATGCTGCTTGCTTCGGGTGTGACAG aagcaGCTATAACGATCGAAG CAATAACACAAGAAGCTGCGTCTTCATCAA ACTGTACATTCAATGGGACGACCTATTCGACGGAAGAATCGCTCGTGGGCAGTTGCTTGAACCTAATATGTGTGGGAGGCACTTGGTACCCAACAGGCTTTTCAAGCATCACGT GTTCAATGTGTTCGCTCAGAAACGACCCACATTTCACAGGATTCTCTGGCTTTTACTACGATTTCCACGGCATCTTAGAATACTACATcgctatgaatatagatacatacggaGTGACTGCCGACTTTTATCCGTGCAATAGTTTTGCTTCTTGTCTGGACATCATTACTTACAAAGACAATGCAGATACAGTCATTCAATTCTACAAAGAAGATGGGAATACG ATCTTCGTAAATAGTGTCCCTTTCCCTGTTACCAATGCTGTCCGAAATGTGGTATCCGCCGGCAGTGTCGTCCACCCGGTCCTTGCATGGAAACAAGATGGCTGCATTCGCATTGTAGGAACTCGAGGTATTGCG GTGAGCTTCTGCATACATGACATGTACGTCTGGGCTGAAAACGGCATCCTCGGAGACCTGGATGGCCTGTGCTTCGGCGGCCGTAAATTCGGCGCTGCCAAGTCCAAACACAGCTTCCAAAGACTAGCTGTCTCACAGGGGGAAATCAACGAGTGGGGCGAATCGCTACTAGTTTCG GGCAACAATACCCGGCCGTTTGAATCCACCGCTGTTCCG GGCGGCATTACCCGACCGTTTGAATCCACCACTGTCCCG GTACTTTCCAATGAAGTGAATGGCACTTGTGATAGCGAGACCGAACAAATGCTCCGTGATCAGTGCCAGGACCTATTCAACACTGTGTCTCCCACGGATGACTTGCTTAACGTTACTGTAG ATTTCTGCGTGGTCGACTTATGCCTCATGACGCTGAGCAACGCCACCCAGGACGAGATTGATGACTGGAAAATGCAAATGGTCGTCATGCTGGAGAACACAGTGCAAGTCATCAACCACACTATCC cagcAGCTACAGTTCATccaa caACTGAAGCTCCAACAA GATCTAAAGCTCCAACAA cagTAACTACAGTTCATCCAA caACTGAAGCTCCAACAA GATCTAAAGCTCCAACAA cagTAACTACAGTTCATCCAA caACTGAAGCTCCAACAA GATCTAAAGCTCCAACAA cagTAACTACAGTTCATCCAA caACTGAAGCTCCAACAA GATCTAAAGCTCCAACAA cagTAACTACAGTTCATCCAA TGACTGGACCACACT ACTGTACATTCGACGGGAAGATCTACGCAAACGGAGAAACAATTGAAAACAGTTGCTTGATCCTGGTATGTGCGGCAGGTAACTGGCAGCCGACAGGGCGTATAAATAACACAT GTTCAATGTGTTCAATCAGAAATGACCCTCACTTCATCGATTTCTTCGCCTGGGCCTTCGACTTCCATGGCACAGATAACTACGCAATCGCAAAGAACGCAGATTCCAGTGGAGTGACAGCTGACTTTTATGGGTGCTATCCCTTGATTTCCTGTCTGGACATCATTACGTATAAAGATGATGCAGCCACAGTCATCACTTTCAACAGAAACGGCGGGAACACG ATCCACGTGAATGGTAGCCCTTTCATCGTTACCAATGCTGTCCAAAACGTGGAATCCGCCGGCAGTGTCGTCCACCCGGTCCTTGCATGGAAACATAATAGCAATTGCATTCGCATAGTAGGAACTCGGGGTATTGCG CTGGCCTTCTGCGGATGGGAAATGTACGTCTGGGCTCAAACCGCCATCCTCGGAGGCCTGGAAGGTCTGTGTCTAGCTGGCCCTACTTTCGACCCGGCCAATCCTCCGAGTGGCTTCACTATCCTTCGTGTCCCTCAGGAGGAAATTAACGAGTGGGGTGAATCGCTCGAAATTTTA GGAAATCACGCCGTGAGACATGCCAGTAGTAGCATTATAAAA AGCTATTGTGATAGCGCCTACGAGGAAGAGCTCCTGCATCTGTGCCTGGACCTTCTCCACGGGGCGTCTTACAACGGACATCCTGCAAGTTATGCTTTGCTGCAGGTTACTGCCC AGTTCTGCAAGGTCGACCTGTGCATCATGACGCTGACGAACGCGACTCAGGAGGCGATTGACGAATGGAAAGTCGTCATGGTCGACATGTTGGAGAACACAGTCGAAGTCATCGTCAGCGCCCTCC CCCCCGGCCTTCCACCAG ATCatgaggaggaacaagagagtgAGGGCT CCAACGGCATCAAGATCCGTGTGGTTCAGGAAGTCAACCTGTAG